The following coding sequences lie in one Pseudomonas syringae CC1557 genomic window:
- the gltP gene encoding glutamate/aspartate:proton symporter GltP produces MKKAKLSLAWQILIGLVLGIAVGALLNHFSAEKAWWITNLLQPAGDIFIRLIKMIVIPIVVASLIVGIAGVGDAKKLGRIGLKTILYFEVVTTIAILVGLVLANVFHPGTGIDMSTLGTVDISKYQQTTAEVQHDHAFIATILNLIPSNIFAAMARGEMLPIIFFSVLFGLGLSSLQAEVREPLVKLFQGVSEAMFKVTHMIMNYAPIGVFALIAVTVANFGFASLLPLAKLVILVYVAIAFFAFVVLGLIARAFGFSVIKLMRIFKDELILSYSTASSETVLPRVIQKMEAYGAPKAICSFVVPTGYSFNLDGSTLYQSIAAIFIAQLYGIDLSIGAQLMLVLTLMVTSKGIAGVPGVSFVVLLATLGSAGIPLEGLAFIAGVDRIMDMARTALNVIGNALAVLVISRWEGMYDDAKGERYWNSLPHWRSKQPVPLGQPTAD; encoded by the coding sequence ATGAAGAAGGCAAAGTTGAGTCTGGCATGGCAGATTCTTATCGGACTGGTACTGGGTATCGCCGTCGGCGCCCTGCTCAATCATTTCAGTGCTGAAAAGGCCTGGTGGATCACCAATCTCCTGCAACCGGCAGGTGACATCTTCATTCGTCTGATCAAGATGATCGTTATCCCTATCGTTGTCGCATCGCTGATTGTGGGCATTGCAGGCGTAGGCGATGCGAAGAAACTGGGGCGCATCGGCCTCAAGACCATTCTGTATTTTGAAGTCGTGACTACTATTGCCATTTTGGTCGGTCTGGTGCTGGCAAACGTGTTCCATCCGGGCACAGGCATCGACATGAGCACCCTGGGCACCGTCGATATCTCCAAGTATCAACAGACCACTGCCGAGGTTCAGCACGATCACGCGTTCATCGCTACGATCCTCAACCTGATTCCGTCCAACATCTTTGCGGCCATGGCGCGCGGCGAAATGCTGCCGATCATCTTCTTCTCGGTGCTGTTCGGGCTTGGCCTTTCCAGCCTGCAGGCCGAAGTCCGCGAGCCGCTGGTGAAGCTTTTTCAGGGCGTATCGGAAGCCATGTTCAAGGTCACTCACATGATCATGAACTACGCACCGATCGGCGTATTCGCACTGATCGCGGTGACGGTCGCCAACTTCGGTTTCGCCTCGCTGCTGCCGCTGGCCAAGCTGGTGATCCTGGTTTATGTGGCCATCGCCTTCTTCGCTTTCGTGGTCCTCGGGCTGATTGCTCGCGCCTTCGGCTTCTCGGTCATCAAGCTGATGCGCATCTTCAAGGACGAGCTGATTCTGTCCTACTCCACCGCCAGTTCCGAAACCGTCCTGCCACGCGTGATCCAGAAAATGGAAGCCTACGGCGCGCCGAAAGCGATCTGCAGCTTCGTGGTGCCGACCGGTTATTCGTTCAACCTCGACGGCTCGACGCTGTATCAGAGCATCGCGGCGATTTTCATTGCCCAACTGTACGGTATCGACCTGTCGATTGGCGCACAGTTGATGCTGGTGCTGACCTTGATGGTCACCTCGAAAGGCATCGCGGGCGTGCCGGGTGTTTCCTTCGTGGTGCTGTTGGCAACCCTGGGTAGCGCGGGCATTCCGCTGGAAGGCCTGGCGTTCATCGCCGGTGTCGACCGGATCATGGACATGGCGCGTACCGCCCTGAACGTGATCGGCAATGCGCTGGCAGTGCTGGTCATCTCGCGTTGGGAAGGCATGTATGACGATGCCAAGGGCGAGCGCTACTGGAACTCCCTGCCTCACTGGCGCAGCAAGCAGCCAGTGCCGCTGGGTCAGCCGACGGCTGATTGA
- a CDS encoding EAL domain-containing protein has protein sequence MTEFPTSLTSPGKRCEGCTGSPELGFSFDYAYQPIVDLRDQSTFAHEALVRGPNGESAYSVLSQVTDQNRYRFDQMCRTTAIAGAARLGMTERLSINFLPNAVYRPELCIRSTLEAAKKHDFPIERLIFETIESEHVCSNGHLSNILREYREFGFMTAIDDFGAGYSGLTLLADFQPDLIKLDMNLIRDVHRNRVRQAIVRSVVTMCSDLGIKVIAEGIEQTEERDFLADCGIFLMQGYLFAKPAFKALAQVDAEALKTS, from the coding sequence GTGACAGAATTTCCAACTTCGTTAACCTCCCCTGGGAAAAGGTGTGAGGGATGCACGGGCAGCCCCGAACTGGGCTTCTCGTTTGACTACGCCTATCAGCCGATTGTGGACCTGCGTGACCAGTCGACTTTCGCTCATGAAGCGCTGGTGCGCGGCCCCAATGGAGAGAGCGCCTATTCGGTACTGAGTCAGGTCACTGACCAGAACCGCTATCGCTTTGACCAGATGTGCCGCACGACCGCGATTGCCGGCGCGGCAAGACTGGGGATGACCGAGCGTTTATCGATCAACTTTTTGCCCAATGCCGTGTATCGTCCCGAACTGTGCATCCGCAGCACGCTGGAAGCGGCCAAAAAGCATGACTTCCCTATCGAGAGGTTGATTTTCGAGACCATCGAAAGCGAACATGTTTGCAGCAATGGTCATTTGAGCAACATCCTGCGTGAGTATCGAGAGTTTGGCTTCATGACCGCTATCGATGACTTCGGCGCCGGGTATTCAGGCCTGACGCTGCTCGCAGATTTTCAACCCGACCTTATAAAACTCGACATGAACCTGATCCGCGACGTTCATCGAAATCGCGTGCGTCAGGCGATTGTTCGTAGCGTTGTCACAATGTGTTCGGACTTGGGGATTAAAGTCATTGCAGAAGGCATAGAGCAGACCGAAGAGCGGGACTTTCTCGCCGATTGCGGCATTTTTCTGATGCAGGGTTATCTGTTTGCCAAACCTGCCTTCAAAGCCCTGGCTCAGGTAGACGCTGAGGCCTTGAAGACGTCTTGA
- a CDS encoding glutathione S-transferase family protein, producing the protein MLKLYGFAASNYFNMVKLALLEKQLPFEVVPLHGCQSPEVLAVSARGKVPVLGTADGFISETDVILRYVEDISPGRPLLPLSPFARAQVWTIAKEIELYIELPARLCYAEVIFGGRPTPPELKAKARRDLIKGFAALAQRGLFAPYVAGEQFTVADLYFLYSVDLAQQVGERLFDLDLLESMPAARALQERLALNPNVQRVAVDREADWPAFLARVQGTGRAG; encoded by the coding sequence ATGCTGAAGCTTTATGGATTTGCTGCGAGCAACTATTTCAATATGGTCAAACTGGCACTGCTGGAGAAACAGCTGCCTTTCGAAGTGGTACCGCTGCATGGCTGCCAGAGCCCGGAGGTCCTGGCCGTCAGCGCCCGAGGTAAAGTGCCTGTGCTGGGCACTGCTGACGGTTTCATCAGTGAAACAGATGTCATTTTGCGTTATGTCGAGGACATTTCACCTGGCCGACCATTGCTGCCCTTGAGCCCGTTTGCACGGGCTCAGGTCTGGACAATCGCCAAGGAAATCGAGCTGTACATCGAGCTGCCTGCGCGCCTGTGCTACGCGGAAGTGATTTTTGGTGGACGACCGACGCCGCCGGAGCTCAAAGCCAAGGCGCGCCGCGACCTCATCAAGGGCTTCGCCGCCCTGGCGCAGCGCGGCCTGTTTGCCCCTTATGTGGCTGGCGAGCAATTCACCGTGGCAGATCTTTATTTTCTATACAGCGTCGACCTGGCGCAGCAAGTGGGAGAGCGACTGTTCGATCTGGATCTGCTGGAGAGCATGCCCGCAGCGCGTGCCTTGCAGGAGCGTCTTGCGCTGAACCCGAACGTCCAGCGCGTAGCGGTCGACAGGGAGGCGGACTGGCCAGCTTTCCTGGCGCGAGTGCAGGGCACAGGCCGAGCTGGCTAG
- a CDS encoding RNA-binding S4 domain-containing protein yields the protein MAQKLEEEDKVRLDKWLWAARFFKTRALAKAAIESGKVHCRGERCKPGKEPRVGDELQIRMGFDERTVVVEALSVVRRGAPEAQTLYRETPESLAKRENAAAQRKAGNLGVTTDGRPTKKQRRQIFDFRGNQHSD from the coding sequence ATGGCACAAAAGTTGGAAGAAGAAGACAAGGTTCGTCTGGATAAATGGCTGTGGGCGGCGCGATTCTTCAAAACGCGTGCGCTGGCCAAAGCAGCCATCGAAAGTGGCAAGGTGCACTGTCGCGGCGAACGTTGCAAGCCCGGCAAGGAGCCTCGTGTCGGCGACGAGTTGCAGATTCGTATGGGCTTCGATGAGCGCACGGTCGTTGTTGAGGCGCTATCGGTTGTCCGACGCGGCGCACCGGAAGCGCAGACGCTGTATCGCGAGACCCCGGAGAGCCTTGCGAAACGGGAAAACGCTGCTGCACAACGCAAGGCCGGCAACCTGGGCGTTACCACCGATGGGCGGCCGACCAAGAAGCAGCGTCGACAGATTTTTGATTTTCGGGGCAATCAGCACAGCGACTGA
- the hslO gene encoding Hsp33 family molecular chaperone HslO, producing the protein MHDFPDIDFTQRFIFDESDVRGELVALERSYAEVLAKHAYPEPVAQLLGELMAAAALLVGTLKFDGLLILQARSSGAVPLLMVECSSERELRGIARYEESLISPGAGLQDLMPEGSLALTIDPRKGKRYQGIVALDGVDLSESLSNYFVMSEQLGTRFWLKADGHRARGLLLQQLPAAEITDPEERDANWEHVITLANTLTAEEMLSLDNQTILHRLYHEDPVRLFDIQPICFRCSCSRERSANALVSLGLEDAQQLVIEHNGSIEIDCQFCNERYLFDATDVAQLFAGGGVDSPSDTRH; encoded by the coding sequence ATGCATGATTTCCCCGACATCGATTTCACCCAGCGCTTCATTTTCGACGAAAGCGACGTTCGTGGAGAGCTGGTTGCCCTGGAGCGCAGCTACGCCGAAGTGCTCGCCAAACATGCCTACCCGGAGCCGGTCGCGCAATTGCTTGGCGAACTGATGGCGGCGGCTGCGCTGTTGGTCGGCACGCTCAAGTTCGACGGCTTGCTGATCCTTCAGGCGCGCTCCAGCGGCGCCGTCCCGTTGTTGATGGTCGAGTGTTCAAGCGAGCGTGAGCTGCGGGGTATCGCCCGTTACGAAGAATCGCTGATCAGTCCAGGCGCGGGCCTTCAGGACCTTATGCCCGAGGGTTCTTTGGCGCTGACCATCGACCCGCGCAAGGGTAAGCGCTACCAGGGCATCGTTGCGCTGGACGGTGTCGACCTGTCGGAAAGCCTCTCCAACTATTTTGTAATGTCCGAGCAGTTGGGTACGCGTTTCTGGCTCAAGGCCGACGGTCATCGCGCCCGTGGTCTGCTGTTGCAGCAACTGCCCGCCGCAGAGATCACCGACCCGGAGGAGCGCGATGCCAACTGGGAGCATGTCATCACCCTGGCCAACACCCTGACGGCCGAAGAAATGCTCAGCCTGGACAATCAGACGATTCTGCATCGCCTGTATCACGAAGACCCGGTTCGCCTGTTCGATATTCAGCCGATCTGCTTCCGTTGCAGCTGCTCTCGTGAGCGATCCGCCAATGCGCTGGTCAGCCTCGGGCTGGAGGACGCGCAGCAACTGGTCATCGAGCACAACGGCTCGATTGAAATCGACTGTCAGTTCTGCAACGAGCGCTACCTGTTCGATGCCACTGACGTCGCGCAGCTGTTTGCTGGCGGCGGTGTCGATTCTCCGTCTGACACGCGCCATTAA
- a CDS encoding ATP-dependent zinc protease family protein, whose amino-acid sequence MREWVALPDLGVAGLRAKIDTGASTSSLHATEIEPFERDGQKWVRFNAHLGTVVQLRHRRCEAQLVAMKTIKSSNGHAQVRYVIRTTLALGDRIWPVEFTLACRKSMRYRLLLGSKALIDGQLVVNPGITYVQDKPVFPASTSSGVA is encoded by the coding sequence CTGCGCGAGTGGGTGGCGCTTCCCGACCTGGGGGTTGCAGGCCTGCGGGCGAAAATCGATACCGGCGCGAGCACCTCAAGCCTGCACGCCACTGAAATCGAACCTTTTGAACGTGATGGTCAGAAGTGGGTGCGTTTCAACGCGCATCTGGGCACCGTGGTGCAGTTGCGCCATCGACGCTGCGAGGCGCAACTGGTTGCCATGAAGACCATTAAAAGCTCCAACGGCCATGCGCAGGTGCGTTACGTAATTCGTACCACGCTGGCCTTGGGTGATCGTATATGGCCGGTTGAATTCACGCTGGCTTGCCGCAAGTCGATGCGCTATCGACTGCTGCTGGGTTCCAAAGCTCTGATCGATGGCCAACTGGTGGTCAATCCGGGTATTACTTACGTACAAGACAAGCCGGTGTTCCCGGCCTCTACTTCCTCAGGTGTTGCATGA
- a CDS encoding TIGR02647 family protein, with protein MSYTPQLVAELEILALFNLGNTQEGLKVHHVAAPTAVAAAKRLFEKGLTTQVDGGYLTSLGLEAAQHAQSILTILSVSKQAA; from the coding sequence ATGTCGTATACCCCTCAGTTGGTTGCCGAACTGGAAATCCTTGCACTGTTCAATCTGGGAAACACCCAGGAAGGCCTCAAAGTTCATCACGTCGCGGCCCCCACTGCCGTCGCAGCAGCAAAAAGACTTTTCGAAAAAGGCCTCACGACCCAGGTCGATGGCGGTTATCTGACCAGCCTCGGACTTGAGGCTGCACAGCATGCGCAGTCGATATTGACCATCCTCAGCGTCTCGAAACAGGCAGCCTGA
- a CDS encoding class I adenylate cyclase, with protein MTRNPEIRPDLDEGIDRKVLSQLRNRFLSVNDGRYARALEGMSTRQQSVMTLLPLFFHVNHPLLPGYVSGATPAGVSHYEPGAQVLSEAQRLTRSFSYKARHGNPPQPIHGLFLMGSLGTLAQAEQSDMDVWVCYDSTLEPEAIAELRKKCKALETWAATMGAEAHFFLIDPERFRRGDRDSQLSSDDCGTTQHYLLLDEFYRTAIWLAGRTPMWWLVPVYEEQNYQDYTHTLLSKRFIRASEVLDLGPMSAIPPAEFVGAGLWQLFKGIESPYKSVLKLLLIEVYSSEHPRVQCLSLRFKQAVFANQLDLDELDPYVVVYRRIEEHLQARKESERLELVRRSLYLKVNKKLTGSPRLRSNGWQRLLLERLTLEWGWDDRNLTLLDSRSQWKVRQVVNERRALVNELNYSYRFQTQFARTQSSADALDARDLTILGRRLYAAFERKAGKIEFINPGIAPDLAEDTLTLVHSPNKREPGKHQWALYNGNLGIHEWANFLPIKRSRELLDILTWCHRNSVIDATTRMALHPGISDLTEFELFNLLAALQQSIELPMSDVSDEALLQPSVPKEILLLVNVGVDPLRHHRDLNILMTTHRTDSLSYAGVRENLVLTLDQITLNTWNETLVSRYDGPHALLDCMSELLASLPEHGQQPQIRVRCFCHNRAPAIAQRVEELISTAQLLLARKLNHRYLIQVQQQYHVLEIEPGRVGHIVVNSLPGLFKYLGEELPRYSPLHLDPQALDDHDLALILPFGQPECIQVFYRINEPDADLYVLDEHNSLWHQRVPYHDEPSLLIPLQRFFHSLVYRRGASLPLDNPFEPVLLETLYYQVLPSGAAVARRIEHRQAPTAADKSYYDVQAIIEETSPGQINVTLYCDNSEFSELEYGDQLYAAVAQQILGKRQEPQRYRSYITDLDLSGLLDGKHGQSILFLRHKAELEKLLNEAMDQA; from the coding sequence ATGACGCGTAATCCTGAAATTCGCCCCGATCTGGATGAGGGCATCGACCGCAAGGTGCTCAGCCAGTTGCGTAACCGCTTCCTGTCGGTCAATGACGGGAGATATGCGCGTGCCCTGGAAGGCATGTCGACCCGCCAGCAAAGCGTGATGACGCTATTGCCGCTGTTCTTTCACGTCAATCATCCGCTATTGCCTGGCTACGTTTCCGGCGCTACGCCTGCGGGCGTTTCGCATTACGAACCCGGCGCGCAGGTACTGAGCGAAGCCCAGCGGCTGACCCGCTCTTTTTCGTACAAGGCACGGCACGGCAATCCGCCGCAGCCAATCCATGGCCTGTTCCTGATGGGCAGCCTCGGCACACTGGCCCAGGCTGAACAGAGCGATATGGACGTGTGGGTCTGTTACGACAGCACGCTGGAACCGGAGGCCATCGCCGAACTGCGCAAGAAGTGCAAAGCGCTTGAGACGTGGGCGGCAACCATGGGCGCTGAGGCGCATTTTTTTCTGATTGATCCAGAGCGATTCAGGCGTGGAGACCGCGATTCACAGCTTAGCTCCGACGATTGCGGCACCACTCAGCATTATCTGTTGCTCGATGAGTTTTACCGCACCGCGATCTGGCTCGCGGGCCGCACGCCGATGTGGTGGCTGGTGCCGGTCTATGAAGAGCAGAATTATCAGGATTACACGCATACGCTGCTTAGCAAGCGCTTCATCCGTGCCAGCGAAGTCCTTGATCTGGGGCCGATGTCGGCTATTCCGCCCGCAGAGTTTGTCGGTGCCGGGTTGTGGCAATTGTTCAAAGGCATCGAGTCGCCTTACAAGTCAGTCCTCAAGCTGCTGCTGATCGAGGTGTATTCAAGCGAACATCCGCGCGTGCAGTGCCTGAGCCTGCGCTTCAAGCAAGCGGTGTTCGCCAACCAGCTTGACCTGGATGAACTCGACCCTTATGTGGTCGTCTACCGGCGCATCGAAGAGCATCTGCAAGCCCGTAAAGAATCAGAGCGTCTGGAGCTGGTACGGCGCAGTCTGTACCTGAAGGTCAACAAGAAACTGACCGGCTCGCCCCGCCTGCGCAGCAATGGCTGGCAACGCTTGCTGCTGGAGCGTCTGACCTTGGAATGGGGATGGGATGATCGCAACCTGACCCTGCTCGACAGCCGCAGCCAGTGGAAAGTCCGCCAGGTGGTCAATGAACGACGTGCACTGGTCAACGAGCTGAATTACAGCTATCGCTTCCAGACACAGTTCGCTCGCACTCAAAGCAGCGCAGATGCACTCGACGCTCGCGACCTGACCATCCTCGGGCGTCGTCTTTATGCCGCCTTCGAGCGCAAGGCCGGCAAAATCGAATTCATTAATCCGGGCATCGCCCCGGACCTCGCAGAAGACACGCTGACGCTGGTGCATTCACCCAACAAACGTGAACCGGGCAAACACCAATGGGCGCTGTACAACGGCAACCTCGGCATTCATGAGTGGGCAAACTTTTTGCCTATCAAACGCAGCCGGGAACTACTCGATATATTGACCTGGTGCCATCGCAACAGCGTGATCGACGCCACGACCCGCATGGCGCTGCATCCGGGCATCAGCGACCTGACGGAGTTCGAGCTGTTCAATCTGCTCGCTGCCTTGCAGCAAAGCATCGAGCTGCCAATGTCTGACGTCAGTGACGAAGCGTTGCTTCAGCCCAGCGTGCCCAAGGAAATACTCTTGCTGGTGAATGTCGGCGTCGACCCGCTCAGGCACCATCGCGATCTCAATATTCTGATGACCACCCACCGCACCGACTCGCTCAGTTATGCAGGCGTTCGGGAAAACCTGGTGCTGACGCTGGACCAGATCACGCTCAACACCTGGAACGAAACACTGGTCAGCCGCTATGACGGCCCACACGCGCTGCTCGACTGCATGAGCGAACTGCTCGCCAGCCTGCCGGAGCACGGCCAACAGCCGCAGATTCGCGTGCGGTGTTTCTGCCATAACCGGGCACCTGCCATCGCCCAGCGGGTCGAAGAACTGATCAGCACGGCGCAGTTGCTGCTCGCCAGAAAGCTGAATCATCGCTATCTGATTCAGGTGCAGCAGCAGTACCACGTCCTGGAGATCGAGCCAGGCAGGGTCGGTCATATCGTCGTCAACAGTCTGCCCGGCCTGTTCAAATACCTGGGTGAAGAACTGCCGAGATACAGCCCGCTGCATCTTGACCCCCAGGCACTGGACGACCACGACCTGGCCCTGATCCTGCCATTCGGGCAACCGGAGTGTATTCAGGTGTTCTACCGGATCAACGAGCCGGATGCCGATCTGTACGTACTGGACGAGCACAATTCGCTCTGGCACCAGCGCGTGCCGTATCACGACGAACCCAGCCTGCTGATACCGCTGCAGCGCTTTTTCCACTCACTGGTCTATCGCCGTGGTGCATCGCTGCCGCTGGATAATCCGTTCGAGCCAGTATTGCTGGAAACGCTTTACTACCAGGTCTTGCCTTCCGGTGCGGCAGTGGCGCGGCGTATAGAACATCGCCAGGCGCCGACCGCTGCGGACAAGTCGTACTACGACGTGCAGGCGATCATCGAAGAAACCTCGCCGGGGCAGATCAACGTCACCCTGTATTGCGACAACAGCGAGTTTTCCGAGCTGGAATATGGTGATCAGCTGTATGCCGCCGTTGCGCAGCAAATCCTCGGCAAGCGCCAGGAGCCGCAACGCTACCGCTCCTACATCACCGACCTCGACCTTTCCGGCCTGCTGGATGGCAAACACGGGCAAAGCATCCTCTTCCTGCGGCACAAGGCCGAGCTGGAAAAGCTGCTGAATGAAGCCATGGATCAGGCCTGA
- the rimK gene encoding 30S ribosomal protein S6--L-glutamate ligase — protein MKIAVLSRNPRLYSTRRLVEAGIERGHEMVVIDTLRAYMNIASHKPQIHYRGKPLEGFDAVIPRIGASVTFYGCAVLRQFEMMGVFPLNESVAIARSRDKLRSLQLLSRRGIGLPVTGFAHSPDDIPDLIQMVNGAPLVIKVLEGTQGIGVVLCETATAAESVIEAFMGLKQDIMVQEYIKEAGGADIRCFVVGDKVIASMKRQAKPGEFRSNLHRGGSASLIKITPEERMTALRAAKVMGLSVAGVDILRSNHGPLVMEVNSSPGLEGIEVTTSKDVAGMIIEYLEKNSGPHMTRTKGKG, from the coding sequence ATGAAGATCGCTGTGCTTTCGCGTAATCCGCGTCTGTATTCCACCCGTCGTCTGGTCGAAGCCGGTATCGAGCGAGGCCATGAGATGGTGGTGATCGACACCCTGCGCGCCTATATGAACATCGCCAGCCACAAGCCGCAGATCCACTATCGCGGCAAACCGCTGGAAGGCTTCGATGCGGTCATTCCGCGTATCGGGGCTTCGGTGACTTTCTATGGCTGTGCGGTGTTGCGTCAGTTTGAAATGATGGGCGTGTTTCCGCTCAATGAATCAGTCGCCATTGCCCGCTCGCGGGACAAACTGCGCTCACTGCAATTGCTCTCGCGTCGCGGCATCGGCTTGCCGGTGACCGGCTTTGCTCACTCACCGGATGATATTCCCGATCTGATCCAGATGGTCAACGGCGCGCCGCTGGTCATCAAGGTGCTGGAAGGCACCCAAGGCATCGGAGTGGTGCTGTGCGAAACCGCCACCGCGGCGGAATCGGTGATCGAAGCGTTTATGGGTCTCAAGCAGGACATCATGGTGCAGGAGTACATCAAGGAAGCCGGTGGTGCCGACATTCGCTGCTTCGTGGTCGGCGACAAGGTCATCGCCTCCATGAAACGCCAGGCCAAACCTGGTGAGTTCCGCTCCAACCTGCACCGTGGCGGCAGCGCCAGCCTGATCAAGATCACGCCGGAAGAACGCATGACTGCATTGCGCGCAGCCAAGGTAATGGGCCTGAGTGTGGCGGGCGTGGATATCCTGCGCTCCAATCACGGCCCGCTGGTGATGGAAGTCAATTCTTCACCGGGTCTTGAAGGCATCGAAGTGACCACCAGCAAGGATGTCGCCGGGATGATCATCGAGTATCTGGAAAAGAATAGCGGCCCGCATATGACGCGTACCAAGGGCAAGGGATAG